A window from gamma proteobacterium SS-5 encodes these proteins:
- a CDS encoding CreA family protein has translation MLLLGTLAILPVQAEQVGCVSTRFKMLGANDKVCIDSFNDPKVEGVVCHVSRARTGGMKGMVGLAEDTSDASIACRQVGPIRFKEELEDGEEVFEESRSLLFKKLQVVRFYDKPNNTLIYLAYSDKLVDGSPKNAISSVPLMPWGTNKAETQPKD, from the coding sequence ATGCTGCTGCTTGGCACTCTGGCCATTCTGCCCGTGCAAGCCGAGCAGGTGGGCTGCGTCTCCACCCGCTTCAAGATGCTCGGGGCCAACGACAAGGTCTGCATCGACTCCTTCAATGACCCCAAGGTCGAGGGCGTGGTCTGTCACGTCAGCCGCGCCAGAACCGGTGGCATGAAGGGCATGGTCGGCCTGGCGGAGGATACCTCGGACGCCTCCATCGCCTGCCGTCAGGTCGGCCCGATCCGCTTCAAGGAGGAACTGGAAGATGGCGAGGAGGTATTCGAGGAGAGCCGCTCCCTGCTGTTCAAGAAGCTTCAAGTGGTGCGTTTCTACGATAAGCCCAACAACACCCTGATCTACCTGGCCTACTCCGACAAACTGGTGGATGGCTCGCCGAAAAACGCCATCTCCAGCGTACCCCTGATGCCCTGGGGTACCAACAAGGCCGAAACCCAGCCAAAGGACTAA
- a CDS encoding exodeoxyribonuclease VII large subunit codes for MNPNTRDIYSVSRLTNEVRLALEQGFPLLWVQGEIGNLAAPRSGHLYFTLKDAQAQVRCALFRHKAQLLRFRPKEGDQVLLRGRLSLYEARGDFQLIAESLEPAGEGALRQALEALKHRLASEGLFDPARKRPLPAYPRRIGVLSSPSGAAVHDVLSVLKRRYPAVEVIIYPIPVQGEEAPEQIVQMLRRADARGECDLFILTRGGGSLEDLMAFNDEQLAHCLSQLRTPLIAAIGHEIDTSLADLAADQRAPTPSAAAELASPSGEQLLMQLAQTQRRLGLLIGQQLQRQGQRLERADQRLRHIHPARRLQQQEQRLDELGLRLQRSQRQRLQRARERLDQLQARLQARHPSQQLQRLRARLQPLSPRLLRASQRLLADRQQLLRALARQLQAVSPLATLERGYAIVHKLPERSIVRRSEQIRSGDRLSVRLAQGEVELIKP; via the coding sequence ATGAACCCAAACACGCGTGATATCTACAGCGTCTCCCGCCTCACCAACGAGGTGCGCCTGGCCCTGGAGCAGGGCTTTCCCCTGCTCTGGGTGCAGGGCGAGATCGGCAACCTGGCCGCCCCCCGCTCCGGCCACCTCTATTTCACCCTCAAGGACGCCCAGGCCCAGGTCCGCTGCGCCCTGTTCCGCCACAAGGCACAGCTGCTGCGCTTTCGCCCCAAGGAGGGCGATCAGGTCCTGCTGCGCGGCCGCCTCAGCCTGTATGAGGCCCGGGGCGACTTCCAGCTGATTGCCGAATCCCTGGAACCGGCCGGCGAGGGTGCCCTGCGCCAGGCCCTGGAGGCGCTCAAGCACCGCCTGGCCAGTGAAGGTCTGTTCGACCCCGCCCGGAAAAGGCCCCTGCCGGCCTATCCCCGCCGCATTGGCGTACTCAGCTCCCCCAGCGGGGCCGCCGTGCATGATGTGCTCAGCGTGCTCAAGCGCCGCTATCCGGCCGTTGAGGTAATCATCTATCCGATCCCGGTACAGGGCGAGGAGGCCCCCGAGCAGATCGTACAGATGCTGCGCCGGGCGGATGCCAGGGGCGAGTGCGACCTGTTCATCCTCACCCGAGGTGGCGGTTCCCTGGAGGACCTGATGGCCTTCAACGACGAACAACTGGCGCACTGCCTAAGCCAGCTGCGCACCCCGCTGATCGCCGCCATCGGCCATGAGATCGACACCAGCCTGGCCGACCTGGCCGCCGACCAGCGCGCCCCCACCCCCTCCGCCGCCGCCGAGCTGGCCAGCCCCAGCGGCGAGCAACTGCTGATGCAGCTGGCTCAGACCCAGCGGCGTCTGGGCCTGTTGATCGGGCAACAGCTGCAGCGCCAGGGGCAACGGCTGGAACGGGCCGACCAGCGGCTGAGGCACATCCACCCGGCACGACGGCTGCAACAGCAAGAGCAGCGCCTGGACGAACTCGGCCTGCGCCTACAGCGCAGCCAGCGCCAGCGGTTACAGCGTGCCAGGGAACGCCTGGACCAGCTCCAGGCCCGCCTGCAGGCGCGCCACCCCAGCCAGCAGCTACAGCGCCTGCGCGCCCGCCTGCAGCCCCTCTCGCCACGCCTGCTGCGCGCCAGCCAGCGCCTGCTGGCGGACAGACAGCAACTGCTGCGGGCGCTGGCCCGGCAACTGCAAGCCGTCAGCCCCCTGGCCACCCTGGAGCGCGGCTACGCCATAGTCCACAAACTACCCGAGCGCAGCATAGTGCGCCGCAGCGAGCAGATCCGCAGCGGCGACCGCCTCAGCGTGCGTCTGGCCCAGGGCGAGGTGGAGCTGATCAAACCTTGA
- the guaB gene encoding IMP dehydrogenase: MRVAEEALTFDDVLLLPGYSNVLPKDVDLSTRLTRQIDLNIPLISAAMDTVTESRLAIAMALEGGIGIIHKNMNAEQQAYEVLRVKRYEAGVIQDPLTVRPDASIGEVVDLTQREKISGLPVVDGAELVGIVTHRDLRFETRMGEPVSAIMTPKEKLVTVKEGASKDEVLRLLHQHRIEKVLVVNDNFELRGMITVKDIQKAKDYPQACRDEQERLRCGAAVGVGEGTEERVEALVRAGVDVIVVDTAHGHSQGVLDRVAWVKKHFPEVQVIGGNIATGEAALALAKAGADAVKVGIGPGSICTTRIVAGVGVPQVTAVANVAKALERSGLPLIADGGLRYSGDVSKVLVAGAHSVMIGGLFAGTDESPGEVEIYQGRSYKSYRGMGSLSAMQARHGSSDRYFQEDTKEADKLVPEGIEGRVPYKGPLVNVITQLTGGVRSSMGYTGCASIQEMRTRPQFVRVTGAGMRESHVHDVQITKEAPNYRRD; this comes from the coding sequence ATGCGTGTTGCAGAAGAAGCCCTGACCTTTGACGATGTCCTCTTGTTGCCCGGTTACTCCAATGTCCTGCCCAAGGATGTGGACCTGAGTACCCGGCTTACCCGCCAGATCGACCTGAATATCCCCCTGATCTCGGCGGCCATGGATACGGTCACCGAGTCACGCCTGGCCATCGCCATGGCGCTGGAGGGTGGCATAGGCATCATCCATAAGAACATGAACGCCGAGCAGCAGGCCTACGAGGTGCTGCGGGTGAAGAGATACGAGGCCGGGGTGATCCAGGACCCGCTGACGGTGCGCCCCGATGCCAGCATCGGCGAGGTGGTGGATCTGACCCAGCGGGAGAAGATCTCCGGTCTGCCGGTGGTGGACGGGGCCGAGCTGGTGGGCATAGTCACCCACCGCGACCTGCGTTTTGAGACGCGCATGGGCGAGCCGGTATCGGCCATCATGACGCCAAAGGAGAAGCTGGTGACGGTGAAGGAGGGGGCGAGCAAGGACGAGGTGCTGCGCCTGCTGCATCAGCACCGCATCGAGAAGGTGCTGGTGGTGAATGACAACTTCGAGCTGCGCGGCATGATCACGGTGAAGGACATACAGAAGGCCAAGGACTATCCCCAGGCCTGCCGCGATGAGCAGGAGCGCCTGCGCTGTGGTGCCGCCGTTGGCGTGGGCGAGGGTACCGAGGAACGGGTCGAGGCCCTGGTCAGGGCCGGGGTGGATGTGATCGTGGTGGATACCGCCCACGGCCATTCCCAGGGGGTGCTCGACCGCGTTGCCTGGGTGAAGAAGCACTTTCCCGAGGTACAGGTGATCGGCGGCAACATCGCCACCGGCGAGGCCGCCCTGGCTCTGGCCAAGGCCGGAGCCGATGCGGTCAAGGTGGGTATTGGCCCCGGCTCCATCTGCACCACGCGCATCGTGGCCGGCGTCGGCGTGCCTCAGGTGACCGCCGTGGCCAATGTGGCCAAGGCCCTGGAGCGCAGCGGTCTGCCGCTGATCGCCGATGGTGGCCTGCGCTATTCCGGCGATGTCTCCAAGGTGCTGGTGGCCGGGGCCCATTCGGTGATGATCGGCGGCCTGTTCGCCGGTACCGATGAGTCCCCCGGCGAGGTGGAGATCTACCAGGGCCGTTCCTACAAGTCCTACCGCGGCATGGGTTCACTCAGTGCCATGCAGGCACGCCACGGCTCCAGCGACCGTTATTTCCAGGAAGACACCAAGGAGGCCGACAAGCTGGTGCCCGAGGGCATCGAGGGGCGGGTGCCCTACAAGGGGCCGCTGGTGAACGTGATCACCCAGCTCACCGGCGGCGTGCGTTCCAGCATGGGCTACACCGGCTGTGCCAGCATTCAGGAAATGCGCACCCGGCCGCAATTCGTCCGCGTCACCGGCGCGGGGATGCGCGAATCCCATGTCCACGACGTGCAAATCACCAAGGAAGCGCCCAACTACCGCCGGGATTAA
- the guaA gene encoding glutamine-hydrolyzing GMP synthase, protein MTAQNIHADRILILDFGSQYSQLIARRVREAGVYSELHPWDMTAEAIQAFAPRGIILSGGPESVHGDEPPRAADMVFQLGVPVLGICYGMQTLAAQLGGEVEPSSHKEYGYAQVRARGHSALLKDIEDHTNDQGWGLLDVWMSHGDRVKALPPGFAAICETDNAPLAGMADETRHFYGLQFHPEVTHTKQGKRILERFVHGICGCGNLWTADNIIDDMIHRVRAQVGRDRVLLGLSGGVDSSVVAALLHKAIGDQLVCVFVDNGLLRLNEGDQVMTTFARHMGVKVVRVDAERRFLDRLKGVADPEQKRKIIGNTFIDVFEEEADKLSEVKWLAQGTIYPDVIESAGTHKGSGSGSASGKAKVIKSHHNVGGLPDYMRMGLVEPLRELFKDEVRRIGVELGLPSEMVYRHPFPGPGLGVRILGEIHKDFADTLRLADHIFIEELVRHDLYDKVSQAFSVFLPVKSVGVVGDNRQYAHVVALRAVETIDFMTARWAHLPYDFLDHVCRRIVNEVPDVSRVVYDITGKPPGTIEWE, encoded by the coding sequence ATGACTGCCCAGAACATCCATGCCGACCGCATCCTGATCCTCGATTTCGGCTCCCAATACAGCCAGCTCATTGCCCGCCGCGTGCGTGAGGCCGGGGTCTATTCCGAGCTGCACCCCTGGGACATGACGGCCGAGGCCATCCAGGCCTTCGCCCCCAGGGGCATCATCCTCTCCGGCGGGCCCGAGTCGGTGCATGGAGACGAGCCCCCCCGCGCCGCCGACATGGTGTTTCAACTTGGCGTGCCGGTGCTTGGCATCTGCTACGGCATGCAGACCCTGGCGGCCCAGCTGGGTGGCGAGGTGGAGCCCTCCAGTCACAAGGAATACGGCTACGCCCAGGTGCGCGCCCGCGGCCACTCTGCCTTGCTAAAAGACATCGAAGATCACACCAACGACCAGGGTTGGGGCCTGCTGGATGTGTGGATGAGCCACGGCGACCGGGTCAAGGCCCTGCCGCCGGGCTTTGCCGCCATCTGCGAGACCGACAACGCCCCCCTGGCCGGCATGGCGGATGAAACTCGCCACTTCTATGGCCTGCAATTCCACCCCGAGGTCACCCATACCAAGCAAGGCAAGCGTATCCTGGAACGCTTTGTCCACGGCATTTGTGGCTGCGGCAATCTGTGGACGGCGGATAACATCATCGACGACATGATCCATCGGGTACGTGCCCAGGTGGGCAGGGATCGCGTCCTGCTCGGCCTGTCCGGCGGGGTCGATTCTTCCGTGGTGGCGGCCTTGTTGCACAAGGCCATCGGTGATCAGCTGGTCTGCGTGTTTGTGGATAACGGCCTGCTGCGCCTCAACGAGGGCGATCAGGTGATGACCACCTTCGCCCGTCACATGGGAGTCAAGGTAGTGCGGGTGGATGCCGAGCGCCGCTTTCTCGACCGCCTCAAGGGCGTGGCGGACCCGGAGCAAAAGCGCAAGATCATCGGCAACACCTTCATCGACGTATTCGAGGAAGAGGCCGACAAGCTCAGCGAGGTCAAATGGCTGGCCCAGGGCACCATCTACCCAGACGTGATCGAATCCGCCGGTACCCACAAGGGATCGGGTTCGGGATCAGCCTCGGGCAAGGCCAAGGTGATCAAATCCCACCACAATGTCGGCGGCCTGCCGGACTACATGAGGATGGGGCTGGTGGAACCCCTGCGCGAGCTGTTCAAGGACGAGGTGCGGCGCATCGGCGTGGAGTTGGGCCTGCCCTCAGAGATGGTCTATCGCCACCCCTTTCCCGGTCCGGGTCTTGGGGTGCGTATCCTCGGCGAAATCCACAAGGACTTTGCCGATACCCTGCGTCTGGCGGATCACATCTTCATCGAAGAGCTGGTCCGGCACGATCTCTACGACAAGGTCAGCCAGGCCTTCAGCGTCTTCCTGCCGGTGAAATCCGTCGGCGTGGTGGGCGACAACCGCCAATACGCCCATGTCGTCGCCCTGCGCGCGGTGGAAACCATAGACTTCATGACCGCCCGCTGGGCGCATCTGCCCTACGATTTCCTCGATCATGTCTGCCGCCGCATCGTCAACGAAGTGCCCGATGTCTCCCGCGTGGTCTATGACATCACCGGCAAACCGCCGGGGACCATTGAGTGGGAGTGA
- a CDS encoding type II toxin-antitoxin system RelE/ParE family toxin → MIQSFRDRWLRDFYLEDKTSKKIPAEVQDRLFRKLQLIDDATCDLDLRSPPSNHFEKLRGNLAGKHSIRVNKQWRLVFSWSGERGEARDIYLDNHDYR, encoded by the coding sequence TTGATTCAAAGTTTTCGGGACCGCTGGCTGAGGGATTTTTATCTGGAAGATAAAACCAGCAAGAAGATACCCGCTGAAGTCCAGGACCGACTGTTCCGAAAGCTGCAGTTAATCGATGACGCGACCTGTGATCTCGACTTGCGGTCGCCTCCAAGCAATCATTTTGAAAAGTTGAGAGGGAATCTGGCCGGGAAGCATTCGATCCGCGTTAACAAGCAATGGCGCTTGGTGTTTTCCTGGTCAGGCGAACGTGGCGAGGCCCGGGACATCTATCTGGATAACCACGATTATCGGTGA
- a CDS encoding HigA family addiction module antidote protein → MNITKRQPVSVGEMITEEFLVPMALTQGQLAEAMGVSRKTVNELCTNRRAITADTALMLATVFGNTADFWLNLQQRNELWKALNTPKRRARIDKAKPIAA, encoded by the coding sequence ATGAATATCACAAAACGGCAACCCGTCAGTGTCGGTGAAATGATTACCGAGGAATTCCTCGTACCCATGGCGCTGACTCAGGGACAACTGGCAGAAGCGATGGGGGTCAGCCGAAAAACCGTTAACGAGTTATGTACCAACCGCCGCGCAATTACGGCGGACACTGCGCTGATGCTGGCTACTGTATTTGGGAATACCGCTGATTTCTGGTTGAATCTGCAGCAGCGCAACGAGCTGTGGAAAGCGCTCAACACGCCAAAGCGACGGGCACGGATAGATAAGGCCAAACCAATTGCAGCCTGA
- a CDS encoding antitoxin of toxin-antitoxin stability system: protein MSKEAVFTMKLEPELRAEFMAEAEASHRPASQILRELMREFVQRQRQAREYDEFLQGKVENAREQIRAGNYVSSDAVETRAAVRRAQLQAMAKAGTADA, encoded by the coding sequence ATGTCCAAAGAAGCCGTTTTCACCATGAAGCTGGAACCGGAGCTACGCGCCGAGTTCATGGCCGAGGCTGAAGCCAGCCATCGCCCGGCCTCGCAGATCCTGCGTGAGTTGATGCGTGAGTTCGTCCAACGCCAGCGCCAAGCCCGCGAATACGATGAGTTTCTGCAGGGCAAGGTGGAAAACGCCCGAGAGCAGATCCGTGCCGGTAACTATGTCAGTTCGGATGCTGTCGAAACTCGCGCTGCTGTTCGACGCGCGCAATTACAGGCCATGGCCAAGGCAGGCACTGCTGACGCATGA
- a CDS encoding type II toxin-antitoxin system RelE/ParE family toxin: protein MKVFWTSAAEQDRTAIIDYVSRDNPFAAIRMDDLFAEAAGRLAEHPNLGKPGLISGTRELIPHESYRLVYEVRDDSLWILALVHTARMWPQRQP from the coding sequence ATGAAGGTCTTCTGGACCTCAGCTGCCGAGCAAGACCGTACCGCAATTATTGACTACGTCAGCCGAGACAATCCGTTTGCTGCCATCCGCATGGACGACCTTTTTGCTGAAGCGGCTGGTCGCTTGGCCGAACACCCAAACCTGGGCAAGCCAGGGCTAATTTCTGGCACACGCGAACTGATTCCCCACGAAAGTTACCGTCTGGTGTATGAGGTGCGGGACGATAGCCTGTGGATTTTGGCCCTGGTGCACACTGCACGAATGTGGCCGCAGAGGCAGCCGTAA
- a CDS encoding Fic family protein translates to MKWIWQQPDWPDFRYDELALEHRELEFRLNSERLAGSFDVLPMASQEDATIDLMLSEAIKTSAIEGEILDRESVRSSLLSLIASDTLPDISDQKAAGAAMLLVDVRKNWQIPLTHDLLGRWQSMAVPEQRYTPILRGAYRNDLSPMQIVSGPYGREKVHYEAPPVAQVPDEMAKLIEWYNQTSPLSGDKTIYGIVRAGIAHLWFEVIHPFDDGNGRVGRAIADHALSQSLGYPTTACLATAIEGDKKSYYLQLEKASCGSLDINLWLDYFADTVIKAQEIAREEVNFVLAKTRFYEVYSNQLNDRQARMVSRVFAEGRKGFEGGITTKKYEAITKCPNRTASRDLSDLVAKGIIIPLPGGGRTTRYELTIVESAQSGPTKISGCFTCVHYAE, encoded by the coding sequence ATGAAATGGATCTGGCAACAACCCGATTGGCCCGATTTCCGCTACGACGAGCTTGCTCTCGAACACCGGGAGCTTGAATTTCGCCTGAACTCAGAGCGTCTGGCGGGCAGCTTTGATGTACTTCCTATGGCCTCTCAAGAGGATGCCACGATTGACTTGATGCTTTCCGAGGCCATCAAAACCAGCGCCATTGAGGGCGAGATTCTGGATAGGGAATCGGTCAGGTCATCGCTACTCTCTTTAATTGCATCGGATACGCTACCGGACATCTCAGACCAGAAAGCGGCCGGGGCCGCGATGCTGCTGGTGGATGTTCGCAAGAACTGGCAAATACCGCTGACACATGATCTGCTGGGCAGGTGGCAATCCATGGCTGTCCCGGAACAGCGCTACACGCCTATCTTGCGAGGCGCATACCGCAACGATCTCTCACCGATGCAAATAGTGAGCGGGCCTTACGGGCGGGAAAAGGTTCACTATGAGGCCCCGCCAGTGGCTCAGGTGCCTGATGAAATGGCGAAACTTATCGAATGGTACAACCAAACCAGCCCCTTGAGCGGGGATAAGACCATATACGGGATCGTCCGGGCAGGTATTGCCCATCTCTGGTTCGAAGTGATTCATCCTTTCGATGACGGTAATGGGCGAGTTGGCAGGGCAATCGCTGACCATGCGCTTTCGCAGTCTCTCGGCTATCCAACCACGGCCTGCCTTGCCACGGCGATAGAAGGGGATAAAAAGTCCTATTATCTGCAGCTGGAGAAAGCGAGCTGCGGGAGCCTGGATATTAACCTTTGGCTGGACTATTTCGCTGATACAGTCATTAAGGCACAGGAAATTGCCAGGGAAGAAGTGAACTTTGTTCTGGCCAAGACACGTTTTTATGAAGTCTATAGTAATCAGCTGAATGACCGGCAGGCCAGGATGGTGTCACGGGTTTTTGCTGAAGGGCGGAAGGGATTTGAAGGCGGAATAACGACCAAGAAATATGAAGCGATCACCAAGTGTCCCAATCGAACGGCCAGCCGTGATCTTTCTGACTTGGTTGCCAAGGGTATCATTATCCCGTTACCCGGTGGTGGCAGAACGACGCGATATGAGTTGACGATTGTTGAGTCGGCTCAGTCTGGTCCGACGAAGATTTCTGGTTGCTTTACGTGCGTGCATTATGCGGAATAA
- a CDS encoding helix-turn-helix domain-containing protein → MPKPHIPSFAVRRVLRKLGTDLREARQRRRLTMAVVAERAFTSRATLQRIEAGDPGVSMGIYAAVLQALGLLDRLDQLADPAHDEIGRSLTSGELPQRVRMSNKRRKKSDD, encoded by the coding sequence ATGCCAAAACCACATATACCCTCTTTTGCTGTCAGGCGCGTCTTGCGCAAGTTGGGTACCGATCTCCGCGAAGCCCGGCAGCGGCGCCGATTGACCATGGCCGTGGTCGCCGAGCGTGCCTTTACCAGCCGGGCTACCCTGCAGCGGATTGAGGCGGGGGATCCGGGTGTGAGTATGGGTATTTACGCTGCGGTCTTGCAGGCGCTGGGCTTGCTGGACAGGCTGGATCAGCTCGCCGACCCGGCCCATGATGAAATCGGACGTTCGCTTACTTCCGGGGAACTGCCCCAGCGTGTACGCATGTCGAATAAGCGCAGGAAAAAATCGGATGACTGA
- a CDS encoding type II toxin-antitoxin system HipA family toxin gives MTDVEVHIDLEGQVRPLGILHRQASRRGETVTFEYDETWLGDANRFSVEPALTLTAGAFPPQAGQPLFGSISDSAPDTWGRRLMQRAERRLAEREGRQVRTLGELHYLLGVADETRMGALRFRWRGEEVFQSPVRDGVPALIELGRLLQITERIERDEETDDDLQLIFAPGSSLGGARPKASVIDQHGHLSIAKFPKESDDYSIETWEEIALRLAEQAGIQTPEHALLQVAGKPVLLSRRFDRDNGWRPKSGSCNSGTSAIPGDRIPFLSAMSMTGSRDGERGSYPELVDALAAHGTQAREDALQLYRRVVFNVLVSNVDDHLRNHGFLWSGQGGWILSPAYDLNPTPVDVKARILTTNIDLDEGTCSVELLQETAGYFGLGDVQACTIIREVAEVTRTWQTVAAEVGAKRAEITRMASAFEHEDLQAALKL, from the coding sequence ATGACTGACGTAGAGGTCCATATTGATCTGGAAGGGCAGGTACGACCCCTCGGGATACTTCATCGTCAGGCATCACGCCGTGGAGAGACCGTCACCTTTGAATATGACGAGACCTGGCTTGGCGATGCAAACCGGTTTTCGGTTGAGCCGGCACTGACTCTGACGGCAGGGGCATTCCCGCCGCAGGCGGGTCAGCCCCTATTCGGGTCGATTAGCGACTCGGCACCGGATACCTGGGGCAGACGCCTGATGCAGCGTGCTGAACGGCGTTTGGCGGAACGTGAGGGGCGGCAGGTACGCACGCTGGGGGAACTACATTATCTACTCGGTGTAGCAGATGAGACCCGCATGGGTGCGCTCAGGTTTCGCTGGCGTGGTGAGGAGGTATTTCAGTCACCCGTACGTGACGGTGTTCCTGCGCTCATTGAGCTGGGTCGTCTGCTTCAGATCACTGAACGAATAGAGCGTGATGAGGAGACGGATGATGATCTGCAACTGATTTTCGCGCCGGGGTCGTCACTGGGTGGCGCTCGTCCCAAGGCATCCGTGATCGATCAGCATGGCCATCTGTCGATCGCAAAATTCCCCAAGGAGTCCGATGACTACAGCATTGAAACCTGGGAAGAAATCGCGCTCAGACTGGCGGAGCAGGCGGGTATTCAAACCCCCGAGCATGCATTGCTGCAGGTTGCCGGTAAACCGGTACTGTTGTCGCGCCGTTTTGATCGTGACAACGGCTGGCGGCCGAAATCCGGCTCCTGCAATTCCGGCACTTCCGCCATCCCTGGCGATCGAATTCCCTTTCTGTCAGCGATGTCGATGACGGGGTCACGTGATGGTGAACGTGGCAGTTACCCCGAACTGGTCGATGCGTTGGCGGCGCATGGCACCCAGGCCAGGGAAGATGCGTTGCAGCTTTATCGCCGTGTGGTTTTTAATGTTCTGGTGTCCAACGTTGACGATCACTTGCGCAACCATGGGTTCCTATGGTCGGGGCAGGGGGGCTGGATCCTTTCGCCTGCCTATGATCTCAATCCGACACCGGTGGATGTGAAGGCACGGATACTGACAACAAACATTGACCTTGATGAAGGTACTTGCTCAGTGGAGTTGTTGCAGGAAACGGCTGGTTATTTTGGACTTGGTGACGTACAGGCATGTACGATTATCCGCGAAGTGGCAGAGGTGACGCGTACATGGCAGACAGTGGCGGCGGAGGTGGGTGCAAAGCGTGCTGAGATCACACGCATGGCCAGCGCATTTGAGCACGAAGATTTACAGGCGGCATTGAAATTATAG
- a CDS encoding DUF3375 domain-containing protein codes for MKADKHIATYRRMRNQPLWRLLAAVNGPTIIGLLQSHLYEKERSLPASILFERLTRDLEGLRAQGDDLPQPAQAYVASWLSDGYLQRRFPPGASEEEYELSTASLEAIRFLSGIAKPHSAATESRLSLVIQALQGLAEDTDADKQRRIERLKAEQVRIDKEIDAIHKGRMRVLPRDAALERIREIISLADDLTGDFRRVRDQFEQLNRDLRERIMDSEGNRGEVLDSLFAGIDLIAESEAGRTFSAFWRLLTDPEQGAMLEESLDSVMSREFVGELEMRERRFLLRLTRNLLEQGGAVHEVLQTFARSLKHFVQSREYLEQRRVSQLLKEAQRTALTIKDAVKATEPLEYSLELTSSRLHSLSQWVLYDPSLQAEPEAMREGEPPPIDLESVSELVAQSEIDFRTLKEHVRALLAERDQASIGDVLEHFPAEQGLGTVVGLLALGSRYGIRGTLSGTDAIETVAWVGEDDQGRRARIPKIYFLRDCLDELV; via the coding sequence ATGAAAGCGGACAAACACATCGCAACCTATCGTCGTATGCGTAATCAGCCGCTTTGGCGGTTGCTTGCCGCTGTCAATGGGCCGACGATTATCGGTCTGCTGCAATCGCACCTCTATGAAAAAGAGCGCAGTCTGCCGGCTTCGATCCTGTTTGAGCGACTGACGCGAGACCTGGAAGGGCTGCGGGCCCAGGGTGACGATCTGCCTCAGCCGGCGCAGGCCTATGTGGCCAGCTGGCTGAGTGACGGCTACCTGCAACGGAGATTCCCGCCGGGTGCCAGCGAGGAAGAATATGAACTCTCTACCGCCAGCCTGGAGGCGATTCGCTTCCTTTCCGGCATCGCCAAGCCCCACTCGGCAGCGACCGAGAGTCGCCTGTCGCTGGTCATCCAGGCCCTGCAAGGGCTGGCCGAGGATACCGATGCCGACAAGCAGCGCCGGATCGAACGACTGAAGGCCGAGCAGGTCCGCATCGACAAAGAGATCGATGCCATCCATAAGGGCCGGATGCGCGTCCTGCCGCGTGATGCGGCCTTGGAGCGGATCCGCGAGATCATCTCCCTGGCCGACGATCTGACGGGCGACTTTCGCCGCGTGCGTGACCAGTTCGAGCAGCTCAATCGGGATCTGAGAGAGCGCATCATGGACAGTGAAGGCAATCGGGGTGAGGTGCTCGATTCGCTGTTTGCCGGTATCGACCTGATTGCAGAGAGCGAGGCCGGCCGGACATTTTCCGCCTTCTGGCGCCTGCTCACCGATCCCGAGCAGGGCGCGATGTTGGAGGAGTCCCTGGATAGCGTGATGTCACGCGAGTTTGTCGGCGAACTGGAGATGCGGGAACGCCGTTTTCTCCTGCGCTTGACCCGAAATCTACTGGAGCAGGGTGGCGCGGTGCACGAGGTGTTGCAGACCTTTGCCCGCAGCCTCAAGCACTTTGTGCAAAGCCGTGAGTACCTTGAGCAACGTCGCGTAAGCCAGCTCCTGAAGGAGGCGCAACGTACCGCGCTGACGATCAAGGATGCGGTGAAGGCAACCGAACCCTTGGAATACTCCCTGGAACTGACCAGTAGCCGCTTGCACTCCCTGTCCCAATGGGTACTCTACGATCCATCCTTGCAGGCAGAGCCAGAGGCGATGCGTGAGGGCGAACCACCACCTATTGACCTGGAATCGGTCAGCGAGTTGGTGGCGCAGTCGGAGATTGATTTTCGCACGTTAAAAGAACATGTCCGTGCCTTGCTTGCAGAGCGAGACCAGGCCTCGATCGGCGATGTGCTGGAACACTTCCCGGCTGAGCAGGGCCTGGGGACTGTGGTCGGTCTGCTGGCCCTGGGCAGTCGCTATGGGATCCGGGGCACCCTATCAGGTACAGATGCCATCGAGACGGTGGCCTGGGTGGGTGAAGACGATCAGGGACGTCGTGCCCGTATTCCAAAAATCTATTTCTTGAGGGATTGCCTAGATGAACTGGTCTGA